aaaagaaaacataacacGTAAAATGGTcagaactatttttttttttaaacgtatCTTCTGTTTCACACGTCTTTCATTGATGAATAAGTCCGAAAACAAAACTGAGATTCACTTGAAACACGACACATTTTAATACCTCAATAACTGGAGTTAAAATTGTCCACCACATAATCATAACTTGTCATACAAGCAACTAAACACTTCAAAACCTCGCTAATCTCTCCCACCATTAGCTTCCCATCATCATCACTACCCCCTGAAACAAACTCAGCGATAATGTTTCCCATCTCAATCCAGCTTTTCCCAGGCTCCCTTCTCTTCTTCACACGATCCCTCATCCTCAGTTTCTCATCCCACATTCCTTTCGCCGCGTAGATATTGGACAACGCAACATAATCTCCCACATGACCACGGTCCAACTCAAAGATCCGTCTCTGAACTTCTTCCCCGAGCTCAACATCCCCATGAAGACTGCAACCACCAAGCAAGGTTCTCCAAATCACCGCGTTTGGCTTTACAGGCATCTGATTTACGAACTCGTGAGCATCCTTCAAACGACCAGAACGGCAAAGCAAATCCACCATGCATCCGAAATGAGCGTCTCTAGGTTTCAGATTGTAATCCTCAACCATGCTCCTGAACTGTCGTTCCCCTTCTTCCACCAAACCGCCGTGACTACAAGCCATCAAGACGCCAATGAAAGTTACATCGTTTGGAGACACAGATGAATCTTGGCTCATTTTCTTGAACAGTTCTAATGATTCTTGAGCTTGACCGTTTAAAGCATACCCTACGATCATAGACGTGTAAGTAGCCACATCTTTTCTCAACGTTTCATCAAAGACTCTCCTCGCTTTCTCAACATCCCCAGCTTTAACATACATGTTCAAAAGCGAGTTTCTCAGAGTCAAATCCATACCCAATCTTCGTTTTCTCTTGATGCAGCGTGAATATATCCCTTCTCCCATCTGCACAGCCCCTAGATCAGCACAAGCTGATAAAGCCACAGTAGCAATCACCTCATCAAGCTCGATTCTTTCCTCTTCCATCCGTCGAAACATCTCAACAGCTTCCACAGCTTTCTCGTTCTCAGCGTAACCTGCAATCATAGCCGTCCACAAAACAACATTTTGT
This genomic interval from Raphanus sativus cultivar WK10039 unplaced genomic scaffold, ASM80110v3 Scaffold3123, whole genome shotgun sequence contains the following:
- the LOC130506332 gene encoding putative pentatricopeptide repeat-containing protein At1g74400, translating into MPSILRHLSSVTSSGGLINKVDSFRQLHHNTNSLKSNHTLKHYLESGEPIKALLNFKQRFRESPSFVDSFSVLFAIKASSLAHKAPSFIGKQIHALVRKLGFHSVIQIQTSLVGFYSSVGDISSARQVFDETPEKQNVVLWTAMIAGYAENEKAVEAVEMFRRMEEERIELDEVIATVALSACADLGAVQMGEGIYSRCIKRKRRLGMDLTLRNSLLNMYVKAGDVEKARRVFDETLRKDVATYTSMIVGYALNGQAQESLELFKKMSQDSSVSPNDVTFIGVLMACSHGGLVEEGERQFRSMVEDYNLKPRDAHFGCMVDLLCRSGRLKDAHEFVNQMPVKPNAVIWRTLLGGCSLHGDVELGEEVQRRIFELDRGHVGDYVALSNIYAAKGMWDEKLRMRDRVKKRREPGKSWIEMGNIIAEFVSGGSDDDGKLMVGEISEVLKCLVACMTSYDYVVDNFNSSY